In Nitrospiria bacterium, the genomic stretch CCTAAGAGACGCGGGAAAGGACAGCGAGCGGTTCAACGGTACGTGACGATCTCGACCGTCTGCGAAGTTTATCGGTTGCGGCCGCGGACGCTTTGGACCTATGAACGGAGGGGACTGATCCGTCATGAAGAGGGGGTGCTGGAGGACGGTCGCAGAACCGTCCTATATGGCGATCGCGATCTCCGGCGGATCCGGATGATCTGTTCATTAACGCGGGATCTTGGAGTGAACCTGGCCGGAATCGAGGTGATCCTGCGTCTTTTGGATCGTTTCGAAAAGGGGTTTTCCGCGGGGCCGGATGACTATTGATGACGGAAAAAATCCGGTCCGACTTTTTGCAGCAGGCCCTCAAACGCTTTGACCACATCCGGATCAAACTGCGGCCCGGCATATTTTTGGAGTTCGCCGGACAGCTTGGCGATCGGCTGCGCTTTTCGGTAGGGGCGGTCGGACGTCATGGCATCGATCGTATCCGCGACCATCAGGATGCGCGCCCCCAAGGGGATCCGTTCGCGCGGGAGACCGTTCGGGTATCCTTTCCCGTTGCATTGTTCGTGATGGTGGAGAACAATCATGAGGATGTTCTCGGAGAGCCCCACCGCGTTTAGAATTTTAACCGCGTTGGCGGGATGCGCCTTCATCACTTCAAATTCGTCTTTCGTCAGACGGTCCTTTTTCAGAAGAATATCCTCGCTGCTTCCGATTTTCCCGATGTCATGAAGGATTCCGGCGATCTCGATCTCGTCGATCTCGTTCGCCGTTAATCCCATCTCCTGAGCCAGCGCCGCGGCATACCTCGAAACATTTTCGGAATGACCCGAGGTGTAACTGTCCTTCAACTCGATGGTGGCCACGAGTGACCGGATCGTCTTGACATAGCTTTGGTGAAGCTCCTGATAGAGCTGGGCGTTCTCGATCGCGGCCGAAGCCTGGCCGGCCAGGAGCGTGACCAGCTCCAGATCGCTTTCGGTAAACGGTCCGGAGCCGGGGTTGTTTTTTGAGATGTTCAGCACCCCGATCAGCCGTTCGTGCGTCGCAGGCGGACGGGTCAGGGATGAAATCCGTGTGTACCCTCTTCCGATGAGGGGGACCGAAACCGAGAAGAGAATCCCGGTGTCTTCGAGAACGTTCGCCAACCCCGGATTTTGTTGAACGCCTCCCTGGATGACCAGCGGTTTTCTTGTCTCGGCGACCACGCCTGCCACTCCCTGACCGAGCTTCTTGGTCATCTTGGAAGGAACGACCACGGCAAACCCGGAGTGGGATTTCACCTGCAGTTCCTGGCGGGATTCGTCAAACAACATCAGCGAAGCGCGGTCGGCCTTCGTTTCAATGCGGGCACTCTCGGAGACTTCTCTGAAAAGATGATCCAAGTCGGTGGTCACCAGCCGCCGGTTGATTTCAAACAGGGGCATGAGGGATCGGAGGCGAATGTTCTCGTTGATGAGCCGATTTTTTTCCGTGGCGTGGCGGACGGCGGCGAGCAGTTCCTCCATCGTGAACGGTTTAATGACAAAGCCGAGCGTGCCGAGTTTGAGCGACTCGATTGCCATGTTCACGGTGCCGTGACCGGTGATCACGACAATGGCGATTCCCTGGTCGTGCTTTTTGGCGGCGTCGATCAACTCGAGGCCGCTCATTCCGCGCATCCGGATGTCCGTCAACAGCAGGTCAAACGGTTCCTCATGAAAGATCTGAAGCGCCTGCAATCCGTTGGAAGCGGTTTTGACGCGGTATCCTTCTTTCGTCAGGACACGGGTGCAGAGTTCTACGATTGTCGGCTCGTCGTCTACGACCAGGACTTTTTCTTGCGGCATCGTGGTGTCATGTTTAATTGTGGAGAACGGCCTCTTCCTTCACGGGAAGCTTGATGACAAACGTCGTCCCTGTACCCAGTTCGCTGAAGACCTCGATCCGGCCGCCGTGGCGTTCGATGATTCCGTAACTCACGGCCAGGCCCAAACCGGTTCCCATGCCTTCTTTCGTCGTAAAGAAAGGATCAAAAATCTTGGGGATGTGCTCTTTGTCAATACCCTCACCCGTATCCTGGAATCGCATCTCGATCGTCTTCCGTGAAAACACGGGGTCGTTTTCAGCGAACGTCCTTTGAGGCGATAGACCATCGAGGCCGTGAGCCAAGGTCGTTACAGTCAATGTTCCGCCTTTCGGCATGGCGTCAAACGCGTTTTTCAAAAGGTTGATGAAAACCTGTTTCATTTGATCTCCGTCGACAATGAGCGGCGGCAGATCCGATCCGTATTCCTCATTCAATACGATATTGGAAATCTCGGCTTGATGGCGAAGCAGGTTCAACGTCTTCTGAATCAGTAGATTGATGTCGATCAGTTCTTTTTTGATCCCCCGTTTCCGGGCAAAATCCAGCAAGTTTCTCACAATGTCCCGCGACCGCATCGCTTCGCTTTCAATGATTTTCAAATCCTTCTTGTGAGGATTATGTTCGTCCATGTCGTCGAGCATGAGAGCCGTAAACCCCAAAATGCTCGTGAGGGGATTGTTAATTTCGTGCGCCACGTTGGTGGCCAATTCCCCGATGGAAGCCAACTTGGCCGATTGGATCAATTGCTGTGTTTGGCTTCCTTTGAGTTCCTCCATTTGCTGCTGGAGGGTCTTGTACAGACGAGCATTCTCGATCGACACGCCGGCCTGCCGCGCGATGATCTCCAGCAATTTTAGGTCTGCCGGAAAGAAACTGTTTCCCGATCGCTTGTGGCCCAAAAGGATCAGTCCGCATAATTGGTCCTTGGTAAAAATGGGCACGGCAATGGCGATGTGAAGATCTTTCATGGCCGAGAACAGGTTCGCCCTTGTCCCTTCGTCGATTGACACGATCATGTGGGTTGTTTCGATCAACTCTTCCTGAAGAAGGACTTCCCTTTTCGTGGGCATCTTCAGATAATGCACCGGAGAGTCGGAGGCATAGTACTGGATCAGAGGATGATTCTTAAGAAACGGGATCGCCTCCACGGCACCTTCTCCATTGGTGGCCACCGACAATTCTTCCGAATCGGTCATGACCGCTAGAATGGCATGATCCGTTCGGAATGCCTCACAGAGTTGTTGGGTGATGCTTTTAAGAAGACTGTCCAAATCTTTAACCATGCTAAAGGTTTCGCTCAACTCGCCCAACAGGCGCTGAGGGTCCAGTTCTCCTCTGAAAAAGATCTTTTCGGTCGTTCTCTGAAATGATTTTTTCAAAGGTTCGAAACCCAAGGCGATCAGGAGAGAACCGATCACGAGGCTGGTCATATAGCCCGTTTTGTCTTGAAAAAACCTCTGAGCAAGAAGGATCAGCATCGTATAAAGCACCAGTGTGCTGACCAAGAGAAGGGAGTACACAATTGTGCGGCTCAGGATGAGGCGGATGTCCATCAAGCGGTGTTTAATGATCGCGTAGGAAATGAAGCCGATCATGAACAGTGAAAAATGGGGGCCCAGCCACATCAGGCTCGTGTCCCCGATCCAGGGAAGCCATAGGTTGAAGTAGCTGCCGAACATCGCCGCGATACCGGTTCCGGCTACCACATAACGGATCTGGGTTCTCTGTCGCCCTGAAGACTTACGATATCGGGTCAGGAGATGGAGAAAACCCCATCCCATGAGGAGAGAAAAGCCGATGGTGTAAAAAAGGTAGCTGGACCTGATAAAAACAACCTGCACCTCGTGGCCCGTTCGTGTAAAGGATTGAATCAGAAGGTTTGGCATGAACAGGCCTGCCGATACCAGAATCGGAAAGCCGATGCTTAATAACCTGGCCGGCAGGACTGAAGAGGCGATGGCCGTCGGGCTCGGGAAGATTCTTGCAAATTGAAAAAAGAATGTCGCGATAAAGGCACCCGCAACGTAGGTAAAGTAAAACCAAACGAGGGAGGAGGGATTATTTTCAAGCGTAAACATTCCATGGCCGAACGCCCATGCGGCTACCGAAAGCACCGCAGCCGCGTAAGAACGCGTGATGGGGTTCTTCCCGCCGCGACTGTAGACAATGAGGGAAAGGGTTAGATTGAGCGCGGCGGTTACGAATAGTATGATCGTTTTCGTTTCCAAGGGGTTCCATCCTGTTCAGGAAAAAACGAAAACAGCCTCTCAAGCTTCAACAATTTTAATCATATCACAAAGAAGCCTGTTTGAGTAGAACGAGGCGTCGTGATGTTGACATTGTGAAGATACATTGTACACTTATAAAAAGACGTTCACTTGGGTTCCATTGGATATGAAGTCCCTGATCAGCACATTCAGAGATTTGATTCTTCACCTTATGCCCCGATCGGTTGTGCAACTTCTGGTCGGATCGGTGGATTTCGTATTCGTTGTCCATCCCAGGTACCCTTCCGATGTCTGTCGAAAATATCCTTTTCTTCGCTTTGCTCCGATTTGGCTTATTGAGACCTTTTCACGTCACCTTTGGCCGGTACTGGGTCCGTCTATCTCGGGCATTAAAACCCGGGAGGGCCGGCCGATGAAGGGTCGTGTCGTTTTTTGTCCGTTGACGGCGGAGCAGATGTTCAATGACCTTGGGAAGGCCCGAAGACGTATTGTTCAATCAACCCGGCTGGGTGAAAAACTGGGGCCTAATGTGATTGGACTGGGTGCCCTATCTGCATCGGTCATGCGCGCAAAATGGGAAGCCCTAGACGGAATCAAAGCGCTAATCACAAGTGGCAGTATTTTCACGTCCGTCTTGCTCAGACAGGCGGCGGAATCATTGGCCAGGAGAGCAGGATTAGAATTGAAAGATTGTACTGTCGCCGTTGTAGGGGCGGCAGGTTTGGTCGGGTCACTGACGAGCAAATTGTTGGCCGAAAGAGTTGGGAGGCTTATTCTTGTGGATCGTCGACTTAAGATACTGAATGAGCTGGGGGAAGCGATCTCGAAACAGGTCAAAGCTCCGATCCTCTTGGCCAAAGAACTTTCTCCCATGCACAAGGCAGACCTCATTGTGGCTGCGACTAATGCCGTTTCGGCCGTTTTAAACCCGGCGGACCTTCCATCGGGGACTCTGATTATTGACGACAGTCGACCGACCAGCACCCCCTTGGATCTAATGGAACAGCGGCGAGATGTGGTCGTAGTGGAAGGCGGGGTTGGAAGGCTTCCCGGTATGCAATGCTCTTTCGATTTTGGGCTTCTTCACAAGGATGAGGTGTTCGGTTGTTTGGGTGAGACGATTCTGCTCTGTTGGGATGGGATGTATGAACATCGACATCTTGAAGGTAAAAAGGATCTTGAACTGGCCTTAGAGTTGGAAAAACTCGCTCTAGAAATAGGGTTTGATCTGGCGGAGTTCCAATGGCAAGGTCGTGCGATCCATTCTTCCCAATTCGATACCATTCGAGCTGCCCGCTCAAAAGATCCACATCCCGTTACATAGTTTGATTTTTAGTTTAAATCCTGTAGGGACGATTGCCTCGACTGGCCGCATTGTCTTCATGCGGTGTCTTTTATTGAAAGTCCTGCGAATCAAACGCCTGGTTTCAGGAGAAATATCTTGACAATAGATTGGCCAATGGTTACAATAAGATCAAACAGGTGCGACTTCAAAATGGTTTGAAAACAAACGGGTGTCGTTAAGAGGTTACCCGCTCTTCTTGTAATGAAAACAACGCACCGTAGTACTGACTTAGGTGCCCCTGAGGTGTCTAATGCTGGGTGGCGAAGGTTAAGGAGGTCCGATGTTCGAACGGTTTACAGATAAGGGGCGGAAAATAATCATCTTGGCGCGGGAAGAAGCGGAGCGCCATCAAAATGATTATCTGGGGACGGAACATCTGGCCCTGGCCATTTTACGAGAAACGGACGGAATCGCGCTGGCGATTTTGAAGAAGATGGGGCTTTCCCCCGAGCAAGTTCGTCTGGAAATTGAACGGAACCTGCCCAGTGGGGGCAGCACGATGACCTTCGGTGAAATTCCATTTACACCCCGTGTAAAGAAGGTCATCGAATTTGCGGTTGAAGAGGCCCGATTACTGGGCCATAACCATATCGGAAGCGAACATCTGCTTCTGGGACTTCTCCGCGAAGAAGAAGGGATCGGCGGGAAGATTCTTCGAAGTCTGGGAGCGAATTTGCTCACGGCACGTCAACTCACGGTTAATTTTCTTCGGAAATCCGTTCCCCGCGAACGTGAAAAGAAGAGCAATACTCCCGCCTTGGAAGAGTTCGGCAGGGACTTGACTCAATTGGCCAGTGAAGGAGCGTTGGATCCGGTGATCGGGCGGGCCGATGAGATTGAACGCGTTCTACAGATCTTGTGTCGGCGGACGAAAAACAATCCGGCCTTGATCGGGGAGTCCGGTGTGGGCAAAACCGCGATCGTCGAAGGTCTGGCCCAGCGAATTGTTTCGACGGAAGTGCCGGACAACCTTCTGAACCGGCGCGTCATTGCTTTGGATCTGGGTTCCTTGGTGGCGGGAACCAAGTATCGAGGACAGTTTGAGGAACGATTGAAAGTGGTCATGAAGGAAATCGTTCAGGCCGGGAACATTATTATTTTCATCGATGAACTCCACACGTTGGTCGGCGCCGGCGCGGCCGAAGGTTCCATCGACGCATCCAATATGCTCAAGCCCGCTCTGGCGCGGGGCGAGATTCAATGCATCGGCGCGACGACGCTGGACGAGTACCGTAAACATATCGAGAAGGACGGGGCCCTGAAGCGGCGGTTTCAGCCGATCTTCGTTCAACCTCCAAGCGCTGAGGAAACGATCAAGATCATCAAAGGACTTCGGGATCGGTATGAAGAACATCATGGCGTTGAAATCACGGAAGAAGCCATCGTGGAAGCCGTGCGCCTTGCGGACCGTTATATTACAGATCGGTTCATGCCGGACAAGGCGATCGATGTGATTGACGAAACCGGTTCAAGGGCCAAAATGAAGAGTTATTCGCTGCCCGAAGAGCTGAAAGCATTGGAGCAGGAATTGAAGCGGGTCACTCGCGATAAGGAGCTGGCCGTGACGCTTCAAAATTTTGAAGAGGCCGTTAAGCTTCGCGAAGAAGAGGAGCGGCATAAACGGTTGCTTGAAGAGGCCAAGCGGGAGTGGAAGAAAAGCCAGGAAAAAAATCGGCCTGTGATCTCGAAAGAGGATGTGGGATATGTTGTATCGAAAATGACCGGAATTCCCTTGTACAAATTAGAAGAAGCGGAATCTCAAAAGCTTCTCCATATGGAGGAAGAGCTTCACAAGCGCATTGTGGGACAAGAGGAAGCCATCGCGGCGGTCTGTCGCGCCATCCGGCGTTCTCGGGCCGGGTTGAAAGAGGCCAAGAGACCGATTGGATCATTCATATTCCTGGGTCCGACCGGTGTGGGTAAAACCGAGTTGGCCAAGGCGTTGGCAGAGTTCTTGTTTGATGATGAGAACGCTCTGATCCGTATCGATATGTCGGAATATATGGAGAAGTTTACTGGTTCTCGACTTGTGGGGGCCCCGCCGGGATATGTGGGATACGAAGAGGGGGGGCAATTGACTGAAACGGTTCGCCGGCGGCCTTATTCCGTCGTCTTGTTCGACGAGATTGAAAAGGCCCATCCGGAAATTTTCCATATGCTGCTTCAGGTTTTGGAAGACGGCTGTTTGACCGACAGCCTCGGCCGCAAGATCGACTTTAAAAATTCCGTGCTGATCATGACCTCCAATCTTGGAACCAAATTGATCCATAAAGGTGCCACGCTGGGCTTTCAGAAAGATGCCGATGAAGAAAAGCGTGTTCGCATGAAGGAGGACGTCCTTACCGAACTGAAAAAGGGCTTCAACCCGGAGTTTCTCAATCGAATCGATGAAGTGGTGGTCTTCCACCCCTTGGAAAAGCAACACCTTATTAAAATTGTGGATATCCTGATTGAAGAGGTCAATCAACGGCTTTCGGATCGCGGGATTCAACTGGACGTGACGGCCGAGGTCAAAGCATGGCTGACCAAAGAAGGATACGAGCCTGCTTACGGAGCGCGACCGATGCGCCGGGTTATCCAGAAAAGCATCGGCGATCCGTTGTCCGAGGAACTGCTTAAGGGGCGCTTTAAAGACGCTAAACGGATTAAAGTGATCCTCAAAGACAATATGCTTGCCTTTGTAGAAGACGAAGTTATGGCGGAGGTCTGATCGACTGAGTCAGCGCATCACTGAGGAGTTAGGCGTCCCATGGGGTGAAGATGCATCATGAGCATCATTCATGAGGCTCTGAAGAAAGCGAGTCGGGATGAGGCTCCGGAGCCCCGGATTGAAACACCGCGACGAGTTCTGTTTTCCACCGCCTCCAGATTCCCTCCACACGTCAACCTTATCGGGATCGGTATTCTGGTCTGTTTGATAGGTTCCGCCTATCTCGTGTATGTCGAACGCGAAGCCCTAAGACGTGTCTTTGTTAAAAAGGGGATTGCAAAAACCTCAAACGTGGAGCTACCCCTAGATATTCCCGCTTCATCGGTCGCATCCAAAACACAAGGGATCGGTTCTAAAACGTTGTCCCGTCAGCAATCCGTTGCCACCGGAGATTCGGCCGAGGCCCATGAGAAAAAGGGCGCAGATTATCTTGAAAAGGGAAAATTGAGGGATGCGGAACGGGAATTTTTATTGGCGGAGTCCTTAGATCCACGTTCGTCGGTGATTCAAAACAATCTCGGTTTCGTAATGAAGAGGGAAGGGCGCGATGGGGACGCCGAATCCCGTTACCGTACCGCCTTGCAAATGGATCCCGAGAACGTTCAAGCCATGAATAATCTTGGGCTGCTTTATCAAGAGCAGAATCGTTTGGAAGAAGCTAAACGTCTTTTTCAAGAGGCGGTTCAGGCCCAGCCCAATTTTCCGGATTCCCATCTGAATTATGCGATCCTGCTTGAGCGGGCTGGCTATATTGAAGAATCCAAACAACATTACCGATCGTTTCTGGTTTTGGCCTCCCCTCAACAGGAGCAAGCCGTTCAGCTGGTCAAAAAACATCTCAATCATTTGCCCTAGCTTCTTTATAGAAGGACTCCGTTTCACGGTCGGGGTTGCTTGCCAACCTGCTCTTGCAAGCGGACGCCCTCAAGATTCAGATCGATCGAGGGGTTCATAAGAAGGAGAGTGCGTGCTTTTCTTAGGAATTGAAACATCATGTGATGAAACCGCCGCTGCTGTTGTAGAAGATGGCCGTAAAGTATTGTCCAATGTTTTGCATTCGCAGGAACAGATCCATCGGAAATACGGAGGGGTGGTTCCGGAGTTGGCTTCTCGTCAGCATGTCGCCGTCATCTCCGACGTGGTTTGTACCGCTTTGGAAAAGGCCGGAGTCGAGTTGCGCGATCTTTCCGGAATCGCGGTTACCCAGGGGCCCGGGTTAATGGGGGCGTTGCTGGTGGGTGTCTCGTTCGGGAAGGCGTTAGCCTACCGCCATAACCTGAAACTGATCGGCGTGAATCACCTGGAAGGCCATATTGCAGCTGTCCGCTTGGAAAACCGGTCCATTGAACTGCCCGCCGTGGCCTTGGTGGTCTCAGGGGGACATACCAATATTTATTTTGTCCCGGCCGACGGTCCTTTGGAATTAGTGGGACAGACCATTGACGATGCCGCGGGCGAGGCTTTTGACAAGGGAGCCAAGATGTTGGGGTTGTCATATCCGGGAGGGCCGGAGATTGATCGGATATCCAAGACGGGTGATCCGACCCGAATCAATTTTCCAAGACCTTATCTCAAGAACGATTCATTGGACATGAGCTTCAGCGGGTTGAAAACGTCACTTCGTTATTATTTGGAACGATCAAGTTTTCCGCATGCATGCGGCCAGCAGAATGTCCCGGACTTTGCGGCGGCTTTTCAGGAGGCCATTGTGGATGTCCTGGTTGAAAAAACGATCAAAGCGGCGGATCGATACGGGGTGTCATCCGTGTGTGTGACGGGGGGTGTGGCCGCGAACACCGTTCTCCGTGGACGATTGGCGGGCGTTTGCAAGGAACGAGGACGATCGCTTTACATTCCCAATCCGACCTATTGTACGGATAATGGGGCGATGATCGCTGCGGCCGGGTATTTTCATTTCCATCGGCGGCGGGAGGCGCCGGGCTTAGCCTTAAGCCCGCGGACGGCTCCGCCCATGACCGGGTTGGGGTTTATTGGTGTTTAACGTGGATGCGGGGAGCAAAAGTAAAGGTGTGAGAATAAAGACCGAAGAAGTTGTAATTCAGCTCCCATGCGGTTGAGATGGTCATGTCCGTCGAGGATCGATTAATCTCGATATCCTGATCCGTAAGTTCGATGTCCAATTCATGCGCCTTTGCAATAATGGACCGACGGATCTCTTCATCGGAGGTCAATTGTCCTGTGTGGGCTTTTTCCGCCAGAAAATCGTTCATTTCGTAGGCGTTGATCCAATAGGGGGCCAACTCAAAGCCGAGGTAAACGCCGACTCCAAGAACGGTCAGAAAAAGGAGAAGACCGATCCGAAGTTTTCCTGGGGAATGACGGTATAAGAATTCCATAAAAACATATTACCACTTTTAGGGCGCTTTTGCGTACACGTCCATTTTCATCAAGGCCGTTAATTTCCTTGACAAAGCGTCCCGTGATCTCTATAATTTGTAAGTTTTATTACGGTGTTAGATGAAGATTCATCGATCGGATATACCCAACGAGGGGTTTGATCTTGACTGCCAAGCGGATCCCTCGACGCTGGCTCTGAACGATTCCGGCGTCGAGTTTGCGGATTCCATTCATATTCGGGCCCGGCTCGTTCTGATGGATCACGCGGTCCATGTTTCGGGGGAAGCCAAAGCCTGCGCGAAGCTTCAATGCGTACGGTGCCTGGAGGCGCTTTCCTATCCGGTCCGTTCCTCCTTCGAAATTACACTCGTGCCGAAGGAATCGAAGACCGACCGGCCATCGGGTGAATGGCATGAACTGCAGGAAAAAGAACTGGATGAGTACTTCTATTCGGACGACACCATCGATCTGACGGATTTGGTCAGAGAACAAGTCTTACTGTCCCTGCCGACATACCCGTTATGTCGGCCCCATTGTCGTGGACTCTGTCCTCAGTGCGGTCTGGACTTGAACCGCGGATCTTGTCGCTGTGCGGTGGAGGATCTTCATCGTCCGATGACCCCTTTACAGGAGAAACTGAAAAAGATCATCAAAAAATAATGTGAGGTTAATCCCATATGGCACATCCGAAACACAAAATTTCCAAATCCCGAAGAGACAAGCGACGGACCCACAAAAAGCTGCGGGCACCCAGCCTTGTTCCCTGCCCGCAATG encodes the following:
- a CDS encoding MerR family transcriptional regulator, coding for MPKRRGKGQRAVQRYVTISTVCEVYRLRPRTLWTYERRGLIRHEEGVLEDGRRTVLYGDRDLRRIRMICSLTRDLGVNLAGIEVILRLLDRFEKGFSAGPDDY
- a CDS encoding tetratricopeptide repeat protein, with amino-acid sequence MSIIHEALKKASRDEAPEPRIETPRRVLFSTASRFPPHVNLIGIGILVCLIGSAYLVYVEREALRRVFVKKGIAKTSNVELPLDIPASSVASKTQGIGSKTLSRQQSVATGDSAEAHEKKGADYLEKGKLRDAEREFLLAESLDPRSSVIQNNLGFVMKREGRDGDAESRYRTALQMDPENVQAMNNLGLLYQEQNRLEEAKRLFQEAVQAQPNFPDSHLNYAILLERAGYIEESKQHYRSFLVLASPQQEQAVQLVKKHLNHLP
- a CDS encoding HD domain-containing phosphohydrolase — translated: MPQEKVLVVDDEPTIVELCTRVLTKEGYRVKTASNGLQALQIFHEEPFDLLLTDIRMRGMSGLELIDAAKKHDQGIAIVVITGHGTVNMAIESLKLGTLGFVIKPFTMEELLAAVRHATEKNRLINENIRLRSLMPLFEINRRLVTTDLDHLFREVSESARIETKADRASLMLFDESRQELQVKSHSGFAVVVPSKMTKKLGQGVAGVVAETRKPLVIQGGVQQNPGLANVLEDTGILFSVSVPLIGRGYTRISSLTRPPATHERLIGVLNISKNNPGSGPFTESDLELVTLLAGQASAAIENAQLYQELHQSYVKTIRSLVATIELKDSYTSGHSENVSRYAAALAQEMGLTANEIDEIEIAGILHDIGKIGSSEDILLKKDRLTKDEFEVMKAHPANAVKILNAVGLSENILMIVLHHHEQCNGKGYPNGLPRERIPLGARILMVADTIDAMTSDRPYRKAQPIAKLSGELQKYAGPQFDPDVVKAFEGLLQKVGPDFFRHQ
- the tsaD gene encoding tRNA (adenosine(37)-N6)-threonylcarbamoyltransferase complex transferase subunit TsaD, translated to MLFLGIETSCDETAAAVVEDGRKVLSNVLHSQEQIHRKYGGVVPELASRQHVAVISDVVCTALEKAGVELRDLSGIAVTQGPGLMGALLVGVSFGKALAYRHNLKLIGVNHLEGHIAAVRLENRSIELPAVALVVSGGHTNIYFVPADGPLELVGQTIDDAAGEAFDKGAKMLGLSYPGGPEIDRISKTGDPTRINFPRPYLKNDSLDMSFSGLKTSLRYYLERSSFPHACGQQNVPDFAAAFQEAIVDVLVEKTIKAADRYGVSSVCVTGGVAANTVLRGRLAGVCKERGRSLYIPNPTYCTDNGAMIAAAGYFHFHRRREAPGLALSPRTAPPMTGLGFIGV
- a CDS encoding DUF177 domain-containing protein translates to MKIHRSDIPNEGFDLDCQADPSTLALNDSGVEFADSIHIRARLVLMDHAVHVSGEAKACAKLQCVRCLEALSYPVRSSFEITLVPKESKTDRPSGEWHELQEKELDEYFYSDDTIDLTDLVREQVLLSLPTYPLCRPHCRGLCPQCGLDLNRGSCRCAVEDLHRPMTPLQEKLKKIIKK
- a CDS encoding ATP-dependent Clp protease ATP-binding subunit, whose protein sequence is MFERFTDKGRKIIILAREEAERHQNDYLGTEHLALAILRETDGIALAILKKMGLSPEQVRLEIERNLPSGGSTMTFGEIPFTPRVKKVIEFAVEEARLLGHNHIGSEHLLLGLLREEEGIGGKILRSLGANLLTARQLTVNFLRKSVPREREKKSNTPALEEFGRDLTQLASEGALDPVIGRADEIERVLQILCRRTKNNPALIGESGVGKTAIVEGLAQRIVSTEVPDNLLNRRVIALDLGSLVAGTKYRGQFEERLKVVMKEIVQAGNIIIFIDELHTLVGAGAAEGSIDASNMLKPALARGEIQCIGATTLDEYRKHIEKDGALKRRFQPIFVQPPSAEETIKIIKGLRDRYEEHHGVEITEEAIVEAVRLADRYITDRFMPDKAIDVIDETGSRAKMKSYSLPEELKALEQELKRVTRDKELAVTLQNFEEAVKLREEEERHKRLLEEAKREWKKSQEKNRPVISKEDVGYVVSKMTGIPLYKLEEAESQKLLHMEEELHKRIVGQEEAIAAVCRAIRRSRAGLKEAKRPIGSFIFLGPTGVGKTELAKALAEFLFDDENALIRIDMSEYMEKFTGSRLVGAPPGYVGYEEGGQLTETVRRRPYSVVLFDEIEKAHPEIFHMLLQVLEDGCLTDSLGRKIDFKNSVLIMTSNLGTKLIHKGATLGFQKDADEEKRVRMKEDVLTELKKGFNPEFLNRIDEVVVFHPLEKQHLIKIVDILIEEVNQRLSDRGIQLDVTAEVKAWLTKEGYEPAYGARPMRRVIQKSIGDPLSEELLKGRFKDAKRIKVILKDNMLAFVEDEVMAEV
- a CDS encoding ATP-binding protein; protein product: METKTIILFVTAALNLTLSLIVYSRGGKNPITRSYAAAVLSVAAWAFGHGMFTLENNPSSLVWFYFTYVAGAFIATFFFQFARIFPSPTAIASSVLPARLLSIGFPILVSAGLFMPNLLIQSFTRTGHEVQVVFIRSSYLFYTIGFSLLMGWGFLHLLTRYRKSSGRQRTQIRYVVAGTGIAAMFGSYFNLWLPWIGDTSLMWLGPHFSLFMIGFISYAIIKHRLMDIRLILSRTIVYSLLLVSTLVLYTMLILLAQRFFQDKTGYMTSLVIGSLLIALGFEPLKKSFQRTTEKIFFRGELDPQRLLGELSETFSMVKDLDSLLKSITQQLCEAFRTDHAILAVMTDSEELSVATNGEGAVEAIPFLKNHPLIQYYASDSPVHYLKMPTKREVLLQEELIETTHMIVSIDEGTRANLFSAMKDLHIAIAVPIFTKDQLCGLILLGHKRSGNSFFPADLKLLEIIARQAGVSIENARLYKTLQQQMEELKGSQTQQLIQSAKLASIGELATNVAHEINNPLTSILGFTALMLDDMDEHNPHKKDLKIIESEAMRSRDIVRNLLDFARKRGIKKELIDINLLIQKTLNLLRHQAEISNIVLNEEYGSDLPPLIVDGDQMKQVFINLLKNAFDAMPKGGTLTVTTLAHGLDGLSPQRTFAENDPVFSRKTIEMRFQDTGEGIDKEHIPKIFDPFFTTKEGMGTGLGLAVSYGIIERHGGRIEVFSELGTGTTFVIKLPVKEEAVLHN
- the rpmF gene encoding 50S ribosomal protein L32 — protein: MAHPKHKISKSRRDKRRTHKKLRAPSLVPCPQCREPKRPHFVCLNCGTYKGQTIIAIKES